From Scomber scombrus chromosome 13, fScoSco1.1, whole genome shotgun sequence, a single genomic window includes:
- the LOC133993356 gene encoding LOW QUALITY PROTEIN: BTB/POZ domain-containing protein KCTD12-like (The sequence of the model RefSeq protein was modified relative to this genomic sequence to represent the inferred CDS: deleted 2 bases in 1 codon; substituted 1 base at 1 genomic stop codon), translating to MRSPSLDSRKSGYITIGYRGSYTIGRDIQTDAKFRRVARITVFFFRETSLAKEVFGDTLNESRDPDRPPXEIHIFDTILKYNFLEQAFDKLTESGFHMVACSSTGTCAYTSNDPNEDKIWTSYTEYVFCRE from the exons ATGCGCTCCCCCTCTCTTGACTCCAGGAAGTCGGGCTATATCACGATAGGATACCGCGGCTCGTACACCATTGGCAGAGACATCCAAACCGACGCCAAATTCAGAAGAGTGGCGCGAATCacggttttttttttt cggGAGACGTCCCTGGCCAAAGAAGTGTTTGGGGACACACTAAACGAGAGCAGAGACCCGGACCGCCCACCCTGAGAGATACACATCTTCGATACTATCCTGAAGTATAATTTTCTAGAGCAAGCATTTGACAAGCTGACAGAGTCGGGCTTCCACATGGTGGCCTGCAGCTCCACAGGCACCTGTGCCTACACCAGCAATGATCCAAACGAAGACAAAATCTGGACAAGCTACACCGAATATGTCTTCTGCCGGGAATAA
- the LOC133992810 gene encoding LOW QUALITY PROTEIN: BTB/POZ domain-containing protein KCTD12-like (The sequence of the model RefSeq protein was modified relative to this genomic sequence to represent the inferred CDS: deleted 3 bases in 3 codons) — MALADTERAVSNCGDSSSPFSEIIELNVGGQVYVTRHKTLIAVPDSLLWNMFNKKTPKELARDSKGRFFLDRDGFLFRYILDYLRDLNLVLPDYFPEKSRLQREADFFQLRDLAKRLSPRMSKDNSVSEEISQSDTEEGALQCGSSGAMETLRTVSVSGAMRSPSLDSRKSGYITIGYRGSYTIGRDIQTDAKFRRVARITVCGKTSLAKEVFGDTLNESRDPDRPPERYTSRYYLKYNFLEQAFDKLTESGFHMVACSSTGTCAYTSNDPNEDKIWTSYTEYVFCRE, encoded by the exons ATGGCACTGGCCGACACAGAGCGCGCAGTGTCCAATTGCGGCGACTCGAGCTCCCCATTTTCAGAGATTATTGAGCTCAATGTCGGCGGA CAGGTCTATGTAACCAGACACAAAACTCTCATCGCCGTCCCAGACTCGCTACTGTGGAACATGTTCAACAAGAAGACACCCAAGGAGCTGGCGAGAGACAGCAAAGGGCGCTTCTTCCTGGACAGGGACGGCTTCTTATTCCGCTACATCCTAGATTATCTCCGGGACCTGAAC TTGGTCCTCCCGGACTACTTCCCTGAGAAAAGTCGACTGCAGAGGGAGGCTGACTTTTTCCAGCTGCGGGACCTTGCAAAACGCCTCAGCCCCCGAATGAGTAAGGACAACTCAGTCAGTGAAGAGATCAGCCAGAGTGACACTGAGGAAGGTGCGCTGCAGTGCGGCTCCTCTGGCGCCATGGAGACTTTACGCACAGTGTCAGTCAGCGGGGCCATGCGCTCCCCCTCTCTTGACTCCAGGAAGTCGGGCTATATCACGATAGGATACCGCGGCTCGTACACCATTGGCAGAGACATCCAAACCGACGCCAAATTCAGAAGAGTGGCGCGAATCACGGTTTGCGGGAAGACGTCCCTGGCCAAAGAAGTGTTTGGGGACACACTAAACGAGAGCAGAGACCCGGACCGCCCACCTGAGAGATAC ACATCTCGATACTATCTGAAGTATAATTTTCTAGAGCAAGCATTTGACAAGCTGACAGAGTCGGGCTTCCACATGGTGGCCTGCAGCTCCACAGGCACCTGTGCCTACACCAGCAATGATCCAAACGAAGACAAAATCTGGACAAGCTACACCGAATATGTCTTCTGCCGGGAATAA
- the acod1 gene encoding cis-aconitate decarboxylase — protein sequence MLRKGITESFGAAIHALSATQLTDGVINRSKRMMLDTLGVGLLGTRTAVFNKALKYSQSFQSEEKSSVWGRSEISLPPHYAAFVNGIAVHSMDFDDTWHPATHPSGAVLPALLALAETLPSQPSGLDLLLAFNIGIEVQGRLMRFSREAYNIPKRFHPPSVVGVMGSAAASAKLLGLSPAQCSHALAIAASSAGAPLANAATQTKPLHIGNATRRGLEAAQLAQMGLEGNSAILDMECGFGVYYNDYSPSAMAYSGAGGFKWILEDQDIAFKRIPAHLGMHWVVDAALAARAKFENTAGNFDLSHIRRVTLRVPPSKYVDCPLPATEHQARHSFQFNACSALLDDKVTVASFSEDQISRLTLRELLSKVKVETPRDNQPSFDKMYCEVEIETDQGQSYTARCDNFYGHWRRPLSHEDLVEKFIVNASTVLCSEGVEGVIDVIGNIERESGCSSLGSYLRMTSEPHEQLYSTIL from the exons ATGCTACGCAAG GGTATTACAGAGAGCTTTGGAGCTGCTATCCATGCCCTCAGCGCCACTCAGCTGACAGATGGTGTGATTAACAGGAGCAAAAGGATGATGCTGGACACCCTGGGTGTTGGGCTGTTAGGAACCAGGACAGCTGTCTTCAACAAGGCTCTCAAGTACAGCCAG TCGTTTCAGTCAGAGGAGAAGAGCAGCGTCTGGGGCAGATCAGAAatatctctccctcctcattATGCTGCTTTTGTTAATGGCATCGCA GTTCACTCCATGGACTTTGATGACACTTGGCACCCGGCTACTCACCCTTCAGGTGCTGTGCTACCTGCACTGCTGGCCCTGGCAGAGACACTGCCCAGCCAGCCGTCCGGTCTAGACCTGCTGCTGGCCTTTAACATTGGCATCGAGGTGCAGGGCAGACTCATGAGGTTCTCCAGGGAGGCCTACAATATCCCTAAAAG ATTCCACCCTCCCAGTGTTGTGGGTGTGATGGGCAGCGCTGCGGCCTCAGCTAAGCTTCTCGGTCTGTCCCCAGCACAGTGCAGTCATGCTTTGGCTATCGCAGCCTCTTCTGCTGGGGCTCCTTTGGCCAACGCTGCCACACAAACCAAACCTCTCCACATAGGAAATGCTACTCGGAGAGGCCTGGAGGCCGCTCAGCTGGCCCAGATGGGATTGGAGGGGAATTCAGCAATACTGGATATGGAATGTGGTTTTGGGGTTTACTACAATGACTACAGCCCTTCAGCAATGGCTTATTCTGGTGCTGGTGGCTTTAAATGGATTCTGGAAGATCAGGACATTGCCTTCAAGCGCATTCCTGCTCATTTGGGGATGCACTGGGTTGTGGACGCTGCTCTCGCTGCCCGTGCAAAGTTTGAAAACACAGCAGGCAACTTTGATCTGAGCCACATCAGGCGCGTCACACTTCGAGTACCTCCATCCAAGTACGTTGACTGTCCCCTACCTGCCACAGAGCACCAGGCCCGGCACTCGTTTCAGTTCAATGCCTGCTCTGCCCTGTTGGATGACAAAGTAACAGTGGCTTCATTCAGTGAAGATCAAATTAGCCGGCTCACTCTGAGGGAGCTCCTGTCCAAAGTCAAGGTGGAGACACCAAGGGATAACCAGCCCAGCTTTGACAAGATGTATTGTGAGGTTGAGATAGAGACCGATCAGGGGCAGAGTTACACAGCCAGGTGTGATAACTTTTACGGTCACTGGAGGAGGCCACTGAGTCATGAAGACCTGGTGGAGAAGTTTATTGTAAATGCCTCCACAGTGCTGTGCTCagagggggtggagggggtgatAGATGTGATAGGAAacattgagagagagagtgggtgtTCCTCCTTAGGTTCATATCTGAGAATGACAAGTGAGCCACATGAGCAGCTGTACAGCACGATTTTGTGA
- the zgc:162944 gene encoding glutamine amidotransferase-like class 1 domain-containing protein 3, mitochondrial has product MLTLLHHCGRNLLTFSTIQAVNKSYYSSQMAKRVAVVLAGCGVYDGTEIHEASAVLVHLSRGGASVNMFAPNIDQMHVVDHLKGSPSEEKRNVLVESARLARGNIQDLSKLSVTEHDAIIFPGGFGAAKNLCTWAVQGKDCSVNAEVQTVMQAFHGAGKPIGLCCISPVLAAKVFPGCEVTVGIEKDDKYPNTTDTAAAINQLGCKHVSKSVSESLVDGKNKLVTTSAFMCEAPIHEIFDGIGAMVKDVLKLA; this is encoded by the exons ATGCTCACCCTGCTGCACCACTGTGGACGCAACTTGCTGACATTCAGCACGATCCAGGCAGTGAATAAAAGTTATTACAGCTCACAGATGGCTAAACGCGTGGCTGTGGTGCTGGCGGGATGCGGAGTTTATGACGGCACTGAGATCCATGAGGCCTCCGCTGTCCTGGTCCACCTCAGCAGAGGAGGTGCAAGT GTAAACATGTTTGCCCCCAACATTGACCAGATGCATGTGGTGGATCACCTGAAAGGCTCACCATCTGAGGAGAAGAGAAACGTGTTAGTGGAGAGTGCCAGGCTGGCCCGTGGAAACATCCAGGACCTGTCTAAACTCAGCGTCACAGAACATGACGCTATCATATTCCCAG GTGGTTTCGGGGCAGCGAAGAACCTTTGTACGTGGGCAGTGCAGGGGAAGGACTGCTCTGTTAACGCTGAGGTCCAGACTGTGATGCAGGCGTTCCATGGCGCAGGCAAACCCATCGGCCTCTGCTGCATCTCACCTGTGCTGGCCGCCAAGGTGTTCCCAGGGTGCGAGGTCACCGTCGGCATCGAGAAGGATGACAA GTACCCGAACACTACTGACACCGCAGCGGCCATCAACCAGCTGGGGTGCAAGCATGTGAGTAAAAGTGTCAGCGAGAGCCTCGTGGACGGGAAGAACAAGCTGGTTACAACCAGTGCCTTCATGTGCGAGGCGCCGATCCACGAGATATTCGACGGAATCGGTGCGATGGTGAAAGACGTGCTGAAGCTTGCCTGA
- the cln5 gene encoding ceroid-lipofuscinosis neuronal protein 5 translates to MMSRTEAFLWLNLLLVLHVGAQFRRQQWPVPYRRYDYRPDVDPYCKALYPFCPTGDRDGQIPEMREWDVISVYRLQTPVWEFKYGDLLGKFHIMHDAIGFSSSEMGTNYTIEWYELFQLGNCTFPHIRPDVYPPFWCNQGAACFFEGIDDLHWSQNGTLEKIGEISGGQFNYLSQWIQDDNETGIYYETWTVLSDPSPNATVWFESYDCSQFVHRTYKKLTELGAELSSRSQTNYTKIYLYSGEPTYLGNDSAIFGQPALKNLAMDIRNFYHTFRPHQSIIDFAISLLEAYKKVTMEKSFYLYYNFEYWHLPMKPPYVQITYEEVPLP, encoded by the exons ATGATGTCTCGCACCGAGGCGTTCCTGTGGTTAAACCTGCTCCTGGTTCTTCATGTCGGGGCTCAGTTCAGGCGGCAGCAGTGGCCGGTTCCCTACAG ACGTTATGATTATCGCCCTGATGTGGACCCATACTGTAAAGCTCTCTACCCGTTCTGCCCCACCGGTGACCGGGATGGACAGATTCCCGAAATGAGGGAGTGGGATGTAATATCAGTTTATCGACTGCAAACTCCTGTGTGGGAATTCAAGTATGGAGATTTGCTGGGGAAGTTT CATATCATGCATGATGCTATTGGGTTCAGCAGTTCTGAGATGGGGACCAACTACACCATAGAGTGGTACGAGCTCTTTCAGCTGGGTAACTGCACCTTCCCTCACATCAGACCAGATGTGTACCCACCTTTCTGGTGCAACCAGGGAGCCGCCTGCTTCTTTGAAGGCATCGATGACTTACACTGGTCACAAAATGGCACGTTGGAGAAAATAGGAGAAATCAGTG GGGGCCAGTTCAATTACTTGTCCCAGTGGATCCAGGATGACAATGAGACTGGGATCTACTATGAGACATGGACAGTGCTTTCTGACCCCAGTCCTAATGCTACGGTGTGGTTTGAGTCTTATGATTGCTCCCAGTTTGTCCACCGCACATACAAGAAACTCACTGAGTTGGGAGCTGAACTGTCCAGCCGATCGCAAACCAACTACACGAAGATCTACCTGTACAGCGGAGAGCCCACCTACCTCGGCAATGACAGCGCCATATTTGGACAGCCTGCGTTGAAGAATCTGGCGATGGACATCCGCAACTTTTACCACACATTCAGACCACACCAGTCAATTATAGACTTTGCCATCAGTCTGTTGGAGGCTTATAAAAAGGTTACGATGGAAAAGAGCTTCTACCTTTACTATAACTTTGAGTACTGGCATCTGCCGATGAAGCCTCCATATGTGCAGATTACATATGAGGAGGTGCCTTTGCCTTAA